CCcgacaacacaacaaacacctGGCTCCTCCAGGTGGACGAGGCCGCGGCAGAGCTCTCTCTGACAGCCCAATAAAACCCCAGTCCATTCAGATTTGAGAACCTGTGAATCCCGGGCAGCACACCTGTCGTCTCCTTTAGAGTTTGCTCATCCACCCGCGGCAGGACTCTGCCAGCCTGAAACGGCTCAGGAACCCATATgcactcccacccacacacacacaagtgtccCACTGTGGGATGGAGCTGAATACAAAACCACCAAGATGGGTGCTTCTCACATCTGGAATCTGGGAGCAGATGGTGTGTCCCtcacctcctcccccacctccacttTATTAGCTATATACACTTAGCCACATTCTCTGGCACCTCTGTGTAGAGACTAGAGTGTATGAGTAGAGTATGAGTCAACTCATAGTGACCCCAGCAGGCCTGCGTCTGACCTGCTgctgcccagtgtgtgtgtgtgtgtctgtgtgtgtgtgtgtgtgtgtctgtgtgtgtgtgtgtgtgtgtgtgtgtgtgtgtgtgtgtgtgtgtgtgtgtgtgtgtgtgtgtgtacctccacTCTGCCTTGTTGTTGAGGAAGGAGTTGCACTGCTCGGGCAACTGACTGTCGTTCCACATGGCCTCCAGGGTCAGAAGGATGTGCTTGAACGCCGGCCTATCCTGCGTGCACACAAGACCCACCATCAGAGACGGGAGGTGAAGAGCGCTAATCCATCAGCTTCCATGACAGCACATCAATTTAGCTCTGACCTTTAACCACAACTCTATGCATGTAAAGGAAGTGGCCGTCTGACATGGCCAACACTGCTATTGCTGCTGAGTGATAGGGAGGCAGTGTGTAGCGTTATTAAGACAACAGAGGAAGGAAGCCTGTTAGATCACTACTGTAATGAACATTGGCCAACCAAGCTGAAGTAATCTGCTAAAGATAGACTTCACCCCATACTTGTAATTAAACAACATATTGACGGAGTGAGAATTCTGTTTTGATAGTACATTGCATAAGCCTTTCTCTGGCCATCTGCCATTACTATTTCAGGTTATTTGATCAACAATAGAGCTAAATGAACCAACATGAATAAGCACAGTGGAGCACAGACTTCTGGTGTCAGCGTGTGCTGTCATGCGGCGTTTCCTGCCCGTACCTTTGGGTCAGTGATCCAGCAGTTCCTCATAAGGCGGGCGAAGCTGGCAGGGCAGCAGCTGGGGATGGTTAATCTCTAGAACAGGGCAGACAGAGTTGGGGGGTCACAGGCCAGCAACAGCACCGCAGCAGCAACACAACTCAGCCAACATGTCTGCTGCTGCGTCACGTCACCATGGCACTATTCGCTAAATACAGACAAACAGAACGTTTCTGTTCCCAAACTTAGCTGCATTTAATGGTCTGATAGCTGTGGCAAGACACTTTTTATGAAGTGCCCTTACATTGCTTTGCACTCTCAATTCAGGGGAGAGCACTAAAACACTATAAGCACTATAAAATGCTGAGTTTTATGTAAAATATTTCTTGTAGGCCAATCTTGACTGTGCAAGTCATCAATAGTTACTAAGTTACCTCGTTTTTTTCCACGACCAGCCAGGCCACTTGCAAACCCTCCAGCCCTTTAAAGGGAATCTCCCGAGTGAGCATCTCCCATAAAACCTTGAAAAGGCACACCAAAAGATTAGATGAAGACTATACAGTCAGTCTGTCCTCTCTCTACTGTTAAAAAAACCTGGTGAGTAGACTGGCTCAGTGACAGTTCTCTATGTAGTCATACTGACTCACTCAGACATTCCCTGCCGTAACAAGTGCAGCctgggtggacacacacacacacacacacacacaaccacatacaccacacccacacatacacacacacacacacacacacacacacacacacacacacacacacacacacacacacacattctttgcaTGCCCTGACACACCTTTAAAGCATACTtgccaacactcccgtttttcccgggtttcctgggtatttcaaggtcatctcccggcgCCCTCccattttgttatttctcccggaaaactcccgtaatttacATGACCATCAAACATaattttaaaatatgtattaaatacaccctacacatacacaattacTTACTTTCAATTTAAACCTTTTTGTcgtaaaacctggcaacccaaaacccaaataggCAAGCGGGTGCACACTGTGCAGCCACAGAGTCTTgcaagcaagcgggctagttgaatagcctacttcACAACTAGCTGTTGTCAAATTGTTAGGGAAGAAATTttgtgattaacacatcacataaactgttattgggtgttgttgatacacaaaAGGAAACTTGTGTCCTCGGAAGATAATCTCACAGCAGCTTTGGAggtggtggatacataactggcatgcgtatcTGTTTCGGTAAGGCTAAAAGCAACGACCAAAATGCAATGCTGCAAAGAGTGTAtaaaacatgttaaatatgcATACACTGATTCTGTGCAAACACCGGAAAccttttggaaagctaaatgttggcaGGTATGCTTTAAAGGAATCACTtgagcatacatacacacaaacatcaggCATACACAGCAGACCATGCAGTGAATACACACCTATATTCATGTGACAAAAACAtttggtatgtgtgtttttgtggattATTTCTTTTTACTGTAATTAGTGTTCATTTAATTAAAACTCCCTGATTTCCATGCTATTTATTGTATAAATAAacaataagtaaaaaaaaacagctaagtGTCCTAATGTTTGACACACTGAGATTGAGGCTTTATATGGATGACACATATGAATCATTAGTGGCGATCATAAGAGTTGGGGACCAGTGACCTCCGAGATGACGAGGTCGTGCAGACTCACCACACCGTAGGAGTATGTGtcacacctctcacacacagggaGACTCTGGATCACCTCTGGGGCCATCCAAGGAAATGTCCCCACCAGGGACATGTGCGTGGTGTGGGACAAAAACCTGGAGGCGCCGAAGTCACAGATCTGGGATGTGGAGAAAAATAAAAGTGAGGAAACATTACACAGTGCACCATTCATTTCACCAGGCCATAAAATATTAGGTGGTTATACTATATCAGTGGCCAGAAACAGCAAAGGTATTCTACTCGGCTGTAGCCTCAGCTTACCTTAAGTACTTTATCTGGTGACATGACCACtgcaaataaatacacaaagtGCAGGTTAGGACCACAAGTCAGTGGGGAGGCAGGACATacacttttcctctgcaaaccAGGCTCTATTGAATTTCAGTTAGTTCACTAAGTCCAAATAAACATCTGCTGTCTGCACACAAACAGTGGCTGTGGTTAGGGTCGCTGTGGCTCTGGAAACTCACCATTCCTGGACTTCAGGTCCCTGTGGATGACTTTCACTGGGGCCTCCGAGTGTAAATAGTGCATTCCTGGGACAATAAAGAACATTTCGGCTGTCAGACCTCAGCCGTCGGGAAGAGCTTATGAACACAAACCATGAGTCAGTTTCACAGAGGCTGGGATTGTCTCTGATATAGTATATCACAAAGTCTATATAAAACTACTCAGATGAGAGTAAGGAGCCTGGGGTCACACAGAAACAGTGAATGATTGAGTGAAGGGATCAGCTGTGGCCTCACCTTTGGCTATGTCCATCGCCCAAGTCATGATCTGCTTCATGTCAATGGCCTCGCTCTCATCACTAGACAGGAACTCATAAAGAGACCCTCCGCTGGCATACTCTGACAGGAGACATGAAGGACAACACCAACCTCAGAGACAGCTTCTACACAAGACTCATTATGGGTAACAAAATACTTCTTAGTACtaattttttaaacaaaaaaacatggatcAAACATGAATTCATCTTAGCCCAACGACTTAACTTTGTAACTGAATACATTTTCTTGTTAACGTAAAAGGCACAGGGAAGGTTATGATGAGATAAATGTGCTCTGCTACTGCAGCTCCCCAACAGATGAGCTCATCTATCACTGTGCCCTGAGGAACCCAGTTCCCAAACCCAGTTTAGCAGCCTTTGGAGCACCTCAGGTTGGAGATACAGACTCTCAGGGCAAACtgctgtcagtcagtcagacagacagataggtgAAGTACATGGTCAGAGTCTGACAAGGTATCAGCTATAACACTATAACACACTATAACAGCTCACAAGATCAAAACGGTATGAGCACCAAAGGGCTCTATCTTGGCGATATAAAACTCATTGTTATCACGACGCAAAGCgtattcctatcttacactcgAATTTTTCACCATGCGCGTCTCTTTTATTGAACAATGCGCTCAGGGGCGTGAcaattaacaacctaaggtgtggtctgaccgtctggcgcattatctaaaaattgctatcttacactatctaaaaagcattacgccactgaccaagaaaaatttggtctatagcgaaaggcgcatatgaagcacagctgaagacgcactgtcacaagatgtaagcagcaactcagGATAaatgcaggataaatgtccttaggttttttattcagtcattgaatattattggggtaagtgttgcttttttcaggctatgttttcgatggtaacccattgtcagtagTGAAAGtcattaactgtgtataactgctttgtcgttgactatgacactacggtgaagttagtttcactttgccagtgagttcaaataatagacgagtgcagatgcgtgGGTCTCTGCTAGGTTTttgtaaagcatggtttagtggaatagaTTCCATAGATTccaaatgcgccgctgactatcaaaataccgatgcgctgtttaAAGTTGctctgcttgctgttaaagggaatgacagatgtcattttcattggtttaaaggatgttacgcccaaaatacacccatgactgattaagaaacataaaaaccgcctttttgcgccaggcgcccgacatttgataatgtttgataacaaaaccatcCCCAATGTaaactggacaaacccctaaattatttgccagtgaccatgcgttttagatcgcCGAGATAGGACCCAAAAACTCTTATGACTGAATTCTACTGATACAACTGTCAGTTCACACAAATATGTTATATGACCCTAACCCTACACCTATGTCTTTGCAGTGActcatatgagtgtgtgttttgtacttTGCACCCAGTACTGGTACTACAGTGCTGTATAGATGCAACATTTTTCTGCCCACGTGTTTGAAGATGAACAGGACAGGGAAGTATAACGTGCAAGTTAGCTTGACAGACGCACTGACAAGGAATTCAATATAGAACATGCACCTAAACAAGATCGGAAACCAATATAACTAGTTCTGCAATAAGTGCACAAGCATTGGCTGCAAACAGAATAGTTTCCATTTGGACTGCAATCACTGAGAATCCCTGGCATATTTCACCATATGCCATGCTGGTGAACTGCCATGCTCATTTGATTAATGTTCTCTCCAGATAGATATTGTTTGCTAGAAAGAAGAGCCACTGGCCTCTGAGATATGAGAAGACAGGCGAGATTTATAACCCTGCTGATGACTGTGGAAATGTGAGGGTCAGGCGAGTGGTAATAAACTTTTCTCCTTTACCTGGTGCTAATTAGATTTGTGCTTTGATAAATAGAGACGGCCGCTCCATGACGACCTAGGCTGGATCTCTCAGAGCCGCTGTCGCATTGGGGTTGCCAGACTCAACTCAAACCAAAATTGAGTGCAAGAGACTAACATTGTTTTCCTACTGCATCACATGTTAAGGAAAGCCGCATTCTTCAGACCCAGGAGACCAAGCAAAGAGGCCATCAAAGCCACATCTGTTTCCTTCACTGGCTAGCCTCTGATACTCAAATACGGGTTGTTGTTCTCCATGCACTCCTTTTGTTCTGGGCACGCACATTATTAATGCTGTAATGTGATCTTGTCCAGGAGCTCTCAACAACACACTGTCTTCATGGCACAGCCTGGGTTGATAATTGGAGAAGAGCGTAGGCCTGTAGCATGGGGCAACCTGCTAGTTAGTCGTAGCCAACTGTGACCCAATGTGCATATCATCAAAGCTGTCTTTGGACACTGTCAAGATAATGGTATTTGCTGTAtaaccctccccccacccccctatcTAATAGGTCACAGTACATTCAGACAAACAGCGGGGGAATTCTACCTATGGCTTCATCAATGAAATTGTTTTGGTTTTTGCAGATTTGCACGTAAACTACAGtgcaaaataaacatgcagtacACTATTAGCATAGCAACCCAAAACCATTACACTACATCAGATTTGAGCTATCATGCCAGTACGCTTCTTCTTCCCACTCCTAGTTTGATACATGCTTGATGTGTTGTTGAACTGTAGAGCCTCATTACATGCTGATGAGTCACTGTGACAGCATGTTTAATCATGTTTAGTCATAAATGGTGACCATCCTTTATGTGTATTAATTAAGTTTAGCAAACAAAAAGCATGTGACTATGTATTATACAACCAGTTGCTGAATTTATCATTGACCAGAGATACCACAGCCATGAAAGGGTCTTAGAAAGTCTTTGGACTGAACAAACGAAGATGAACTTACCAGTGACGATGCCATAATTAGGTGATTCAAGAACTGCCCCATAGAACTGAATGATGTTTCTGTGGCTGAGCACACTCAGGATTTCAGCCTAAGCAGGGAAAACAGGAAGAAGTCAGAACTAACGACACACAAAAGTGTACAGAAACAATAAGAAAACATAGGGAGCCAAGTTTAACTAACTTCTAGCATTGTATGTCATTTGCAAAGCAGACTTTTGCTGTGCTTTGAACAGTGATAACAATGTCACTACCACCTGGGGATCATAGACTATGTCAGAGTAAAGACAATGAAAGCTTGGCCTTATAAAACACCCATATACTGTGGCTCATCAGATTTcttcacaaaaaaagaaaactgtgctgctaaatacaaatatattcaGGACATCTACGTATAACATTACTGATCTTCTGCACCCTAACATTTCATAAGACATGAACATATCAAAACTTAAATACACTGTAGCCCTTTGAGTTCtcacagtgctctctctctgaaCTCACAAAAGGCAAATTTGTCTGAAATGTGTCCTTTTCCCCCCCTCTGCATTCCTAAAACAAGCTGTCGCTTTGAAAGTCATCCCAAGACTCTTGTGACAAACCAGTGGCTTAATTGAGACTAATATGATCTCATTTGGTTCTAATTTCCTCTGAAAGGAAGCAGTACatgggtgtctgtgtgcacaaagAGGAGGCTCCTGGAGTTGAGCTCTCGGCCTCCTTCCACTGAGGGGGAgtataatgactgtgactgatgGGTACAAAAGTCACTACAACCCACTAAATAGGGGGAGCAATTAAAATGATTATCATACTGACAATTAAAAAAACTATATGAAAAGGCAGCAGCAGGCAATTATGACTCCCACCTCGTTTTCGATCTTGAGGAGCTTTTTCACTGCCACCTCTTTGTCCTGCGAGATCCACCTGGCTCGGTAGACGCTGCCGAAACTGCCACCGCCGCAGTTCTCGTAGAAGTGGATGTCATCGAACTTGATTTGCACGAAGGAGGCGCTGAGAGACGACATCTCATAATGACACCGCGGGGAGAAAAACAGCCCCGCCGCACTTCTGGAGGACCTGGGAGAAAACAGAGGGAGAagaagcgagggagggagagagggagagagggagagtggtggGTTGAATTGAGAGAGGTCTCTCTGCAAGCTGCTGAGCCCAGCAGAAACTCCCAATATGTCCCTCACTCCCTTTCTTTTCATCCTCAGGAGCCAGTTCTCCTGTAACACATTACTTACCCTGAGGTGGCACACGCAGCGAGTGCTCAGGAAAGGGACGCTCTGTCTGAATACCTCAGAACAGAGACCCAGCGGCCCAACACTCCTGCTCCCTGACTCACCCTACGTGCTATTGGCTAGACCTGTGTCTTGGCCTTGTGCCTCCCcctgatgtgtgtctgtgctttacAGACCCTGTGGTTCCTGACCCGACACCTCTGTCACTAGTGACTCACGGCAGCCCGTAAGCACTGAGTGGGTCAGGGCCTCCACCACCTAGTATAGGGCCCATGGCATTCAAGGCATGCAGTGACACAGTGCTGCGACCATGCTTCCATGCTTGCATGCACGTTCACAGCCAGTGACGAGTGTCTGCGGCACAGTGCTGAGCTGTCTCTGCTTACCGTATCAGATTGAAGCCTGGAGTTTTTTAGAGGGGTTGCTGGAGGCCCCATGCGACTGAGTCCAAAATAACTCACAGCACCCTATGACTCGGAGCTGTGCAGTGTGCACCTGTATATATTTACTTCGGTGTCCAATTTTCAAATGGCGAATCAAGATGAGTGAGCGTGCTTTGCATATCACATAATAACATAGTCCAGTGCACATCATCAAGTTAGAATGTGTAGAATTAACATGCAATTATCATTTTACGGGCGACACACAACAGTACGCTTTTGTTTCTACTGTACATAAAAACCtaaatacattttataaaaaaagagagaatccCCATATTACAGGAAATTGTTGCCCTGTTATTGTCCATGGGTTTCACATTTACTGTGAAGCAATTATGGCTTTTAAGAGGCTGTTACCTGGGCCAGAATGAGGATTGCTATCCAGCTCAGCAGGAAATGCTTCCATTGTCACAGAGGGGAGCCAATGCTTTCCAGTGATTTACAGCTATTCCATCTATATTTAGCCTCCCAACCAACCTGGTCCCTGAAGCTACAGCTCAGTGACTGCTCTCCAAACACCACCTCTTCAAACACCAGGGTTACTGAGGAAGCTAGAAAGCTCCAGTCCTACCAGGCAAACATTACACTGTAGTCCTTTGGCCCTGACATGTAGATATTCATTTGATCGTATGGTTTCCATTTCAGACGGATACTGAAACAGAAACCATGTGTTTGGGTCTGAAATAGCATATCACAGACACTAAAACTACAGTACACTTGGGGTGCTCTCTGTACAAGAATTCCTTGAGGAAAAGGACTAGGCATACTGCTACAATGACAGCGTCAATTATTCCCACCCATCCTAATGGTTTAAACTGCACCTGAATGGCAGTATGGTGCTTCCAGATGTCGTCACTGTACTGAGACTTTGAGCCACATGTGTGACACAAGATACAACTGGAGGGTAAAAAGCAAATACTTTCTCACTTAATTTCCCTATTAATCAGCCGATTTTCGGATTAACAACTTGAAATGGGGATCTGCTACCAGCATGGAAAGAAAACAATGTTTTGACAGTCAACACAATTTCAAACTAAGCGTAGGCTACACTACAaatgcatacctgtcaacactaccgtttttcccgggtttctcccgtatttcaaggtcatctcccagcaccctcccgttttgttatttctcccggaaaactcccgtaatttgtatggccatcaaacttcattttaaaatcattgatccattcaggttgccagattgtgtatgaaatacaccctacacatacacgatcacttagtttcaatttcaaccgttttgtcctaggctaaaacctggcaacccaaaacccaaataaggaagcgggtgccaactgcgcagcctgagtctcgtcgtaagcaagcgggctagttgaatggtctactccagaactagctgttgtgaaattgttgggaatttaattgattaacacatcacataaactgttattgagtgttgttgatacactgaacttgttccctcggaaccaaatctgacagcaagcagctttggagttttggaagtaggctgcaggcaggcagctggtggatacataactggcacgcgtaaggtaatggtaaggtaaaagcaacgaccgaaatgcagtgttgaaacattgaaacacgtgtatgaaacgtattaaatatgcaaacacagatccggtataaacactgacccccccccgaaaaaaaatctcccgtttttggaaagctaaatgttgataGGTATGCAAATGTATGGCCTCAAAAATCTCAAGGCTCCAACATTGAGTCACAAGGTTACAGTCCACACGGCATCCGGATGATTGAGGAAGCTAAAGGAAGGTTTGGAAACATCTGATTTACACTCGTAATTCTTCAAAGTAAAGTTGCCACTCATGTGCTGTGACTATGAGGTCCTACATAGCTACTGCAGCGCACCTGTAAGGTTAGACTTGTTCCTATTCGTTGTGCAGTTTGACAGAACTGTAGGCTACTCCACCAGCGTGGGATATCTCAACTTTCCACAATAAATGACCTACGACTCACCTATAAGCATGTTCAGGAAGTGAATATGTACATTAATGTGAATATGTACATTAACTTAGCCTACGTGAAGCAAGTTGATAGACTATTGATACAACTtaagataggctacatttgcgtGGTGTGTAGGCTTGCATAGCCAAGCAATTACCATTATGCATAGACATTAGGCTATTATGTAACCACCCCAAAACGATACGCAGATTTCATTTCTAGGATTAAACGATACAAGGGTGATACATACCAACTCGTCTCAGTGGGCTAGCTCTCTATCTCTGTATGTTCGACAGTGCAATGCCCGCTGATCGCAACCATGAAATCTCCCAGCTAATGACCAAACTTTCTCCGGTGCCGGGTAATTTCACGTATTGCTCAACTATTTCTTCCCACACACTGGAGTTGCCAAACAGGACTCATATCAATAACGCCAGCTCATTCTGATGACAACAGCTCCACTCGATGGCTAGAAGTGGCATCTCCTTACACTACAGGTATGGCAGCCCGACCCCTCTGGCTGTCATGACTAATGGCACATCATGTATCACTGAGAACAAGCTTTGTTTCCGATTATTGATTCTAATTACTGGTAATGTTTTGAGTGAAGAACTATATTCAAAATGtcaacaaaaacagtgacaaCATCACGTGACAGCTGAAGGTCTATTCAGTTGTAACAAAGTTAtaacaaaattgtccccacagGTCAAATGTCCGTAAATACTTTTAATAGGTTTACATTATTTacagaatagcctaggctacatcttGGTAAAAAGTTTGCAGACAGTTTTCCacagatttttaaaatgtgCTCATATTTAATCTGTCTGATATTAAACTCATTACATGCAGaggtcaaaataaataaaataaacattgtttaaaaatgtgtgaGAAAACAACCACAAAATTAAAGTACTTACAAATATAACACCatttacaaaacacatataAGAGAGTTAAAAGGAAGGCTTAACACACCAAAAAAGATTGTACAGGAGCTAGAGCTCATCAGAGAATCAACAAGAGTTCACCTATGAAAGCCTGACAGCATTTTCACCAGCATCAGATCTGAAGGCCTCGGTAATCTGTGGAAGACGTTCTGCCAAGATTACCGAGGTTACGCTTTGCTGCCCCCACACTTACAGTAGATCGGACCAAACCCTGAGACTATAAAGTGTGCTCATATCTGATGCCAGTGGTTCACACAAACAGGAAACATCCACTCTCACAActctttttaaccaaagcaggGTCTGCCCGGGTGCCGTGCAAGAAGCAAGACTAGTTCAGCAAGTTTCATTACTCTTAAAAATGAAACAGTAGTGTTCATGGTGAATGTTTCACCACAGGAATGGAAAAACAATACATCAATATAAACAAACAGCCAAAATA
The sequence above is a segment of the Alosa sapidissima isolate fAloSap1 chromosome 2, fAloSap1.pri, whole genome shotgun sequence genome. Coding sequences within it:
- the zak gene encoding mitogen-activated protein kinase kinase kinase 20 isoform X2, producing the protein MSSLSASFVQIKFDDIHFYENCGGGSFGSVYRARWISQDKEVAVKKLLKIENEAEILSVLSHRNIIQFYGAVLESPNYGIVTEYASGGSLYEFLSSDESEAIDMKQIMTWAMDIAKGMHYLHSEAPVKVIHRDLKSRNVVMSPDKVLKICDFGASRFLSHTTHMSLVGTFPWMAPEVIQSLPVCERCDTYSYGVVLWEMLTREIPFKGLEGLQVAWLVVEKNERLTIPSCCPASFARLMRNCWITDPKDRPAFKHILLTLEAMWNDSQLPEQCNSFLNNKAEWRCEIEATLERLKRLERDLSTKEQELKERERRLKLWERQLVEQSNTPQFLPLARKISAESFFESKTEESKSSEMSCEFSASSNGQIDQLSLQSMMRGFDDMFALDVAGPVLHSGMQVNMQAKQNSTTRSTVVRQGRKITMAVGLGDFSWSDDSD